In a genomic window of Rubripirellula tenax:
- a CDS encoding SHD1 domain-containing protein, which yields MSMRSICKTVMRTLLMLAAVTMVTVTMVLTQAIGQDGAMLADSSWVERLKGDDVRLWLDSTGMHVIEARLAGKSGDSVALKRLDGQTMSIPVNRLSRGDQQFIAASGGAAEQDSAEESPSPAKIPSTVRQFLSVQVDRVTSSASARDKTVNGVPWLSAMLPSSANPQPLAMDRSGKFVIVTSDGPGEDARSTGPSTSVVFDVENNVAVATIQWPATVRVLDYDPLSDLLLVGTLLPGVSTSRYSSTKKPEYSFLVAMAGLRSFRLAGIGYVDAAFFLRPEEIFATRSNYGNNNEMFSGGAVLGDRMLVHKFDRMCGVIIGQSKPLWSYPLVNEGTIAVSPDRRFFAASDNEVIGVVDASTGKMIRTLQTGDGQVRTILSFSTNGRQLAAIYSTRIEVWDLASSNRIAESSHKNVTGNLLPTAMTWIDNDNILLDRKWLYNLKTQNFIWEYSSINAVVTSRGWTMVDSHTDSAQLVAFDLPHSPASAAIADLATQPQAVVVDSSSPMQVLVDATPDLYNKLEKIATEVGKRSGWNLQKKADVSLIARVKQEPEPIEISVTTFATRTIDVGPPSGFGGSSGLGQFFPPSFRPPTFGPRSIQVPSRETPRPPRKIKFQPYYCELEIRKDGESVWNWRNGWRPGGSVSSPDTESEADLIKRLSVPNIEGMRTVFIPRRIVDEDDLIELGKSQLTDSGIVEH from the coding sequence ATGTCAATGAGATCCATTTGCAAGACTGTGATGCGAACGCTGTTGATGCTTGCCGCTGTCACTATGGTTACTGTCACCATGGTTTTAACGCAAGCCATCGGCCAAGACGGGGCGATGTTGGCCGATTCGTCTTGGGTTGAGCGACTCAAGGGAGACGACGTTCGGCTGTGGCTGGATTCGACCGGGATGCACGTGATCGAAGCAAGGCTAGCGGGGAAAAGCGGTGACTCCGTCGCGTTGAAGCGACTCGACGGTCAAACCATGTCGATTCCGGTCAACCGACTCAGTCGCGGCGACCAACAATTCATTGCTGCGTCAGGCGGCGCGGCCGAACAGGACTCCGCTGAAGAATCCCCCAGCCCCGCCAAGATCCCCTCGACGGTACGGCAATTCTTATCCGTCCAAGTGGACCGCGTCACTTCGTCCGCATCCGCCCGCGACAAAACCGTCAACGGCGTTCCGTGGCTTTCGGCGATGCTGCCGTCTTCGGCAAACCCACAACCCTTGGCGATGGATCGATCGGGAAAGTTCGTGATCGTCACCAGCGACGGGCCCGGCGAGGACGCTCGCAGCACCGGTCCATCGACGTCGGTCGTCTTTGATGTCGAAAATAATGTTGCGGTCGCAACGATCCAGTGGCCGGCCACCGTGCGCGTGCTGGATTACGACCCGCTATCGGACCTGTTGTTGGTCGGAACGCTTCTGCCGGGCGTCAGCACGAGTCGCTATTCTTCGACGAAGAAGCCCGAGTACAGCTTTCTGGTTGCGATGGCGGGACTACGGAGCTTTCGCTTGGCGGGGATCGGTTATGTCGACGCAGCTTTTTTTCTGCGCCCCGAAGAAATCTTTGCGACACGATCCAACTACGGCAACAACAACGAAATGTTCTCGGGCGGCGCGGTACTCGGCGATCGCATGCTGGTTCACAAATTTGACCGGATGTGTGGAGTCATCATCGGGCAAAGTAAACCGTTGTGGAGCTATCCGCTTGTGAACGAGGGCACGATTGCCGTCAGTCCCGATCGACGGTTCTTCGCCGCCAGTGACAACGAAGTCATCGGCGTCGTGGATGCGTCCACTGGCAAAATGATTCGCACGTTGCAAACCGGCGACGGCCAAGTCCGAACGATCCTGAGCTTTTCGACCAACGGCCGACAACTCGCCGCGATTTATTCCACGCGGATCGAGGTCTGGGATCTGGCTTCGTCGAATCGAATCGCCGAATCGTCTCACAAAAACGTGACGGGCAATTTGCTACCGACGGCAATGACGTGGATCGACAACGACAACATCTTGCTGGATCGAAAATGGCTTTACAACTTGAAGACACAGAACTTCATTTGGGAGTATTCGTCGATCAATGCAGTGGTGACGTCACGTGGTTGGACAATGGTGGACTCGCATACAGATTCGGCCCAATTGGTCGCGTTCGACCTTCCGCATTCGCCTGCGTCGGCCGCGATCGCCGACCTGGCGACTCAACCACAGGCCGTGGTCGTTGACAGTTCCTCGCCGATGCAAGTGTTGGTCGATGCGACGCCAGACCTTTACAACAAGCTTGAAAAGATTGCGACCGAAGTCGGAAAACGATCCGGATGGAACTTACAGAAAAAGGCCGACGTGTCGCTGATAGCGAGGGTCAAGCAAGAGCCCGAACCGATCGAGATCAGCGTGACCACGTTTGCAACTCGAACTATCGACGTTGGACCGCCCAGCGGATTTGGAGGTTCGTCGGGACTTGGCCAGTTCTTTCCGCCCTCGTTTCGACCGCCGACGTTCGGGCCACGATCGATTCAAGTCCCGTCGCGCGAGACGCCACGGCCACCGAGAAAGATCAAGTTTCAACCGTATTACTGCGAACTCGAAATCCGCAAAGACGGCGAGTCCGTTTGGAATTGGCGAAACGGATGGCGACCCGGAGGCTCCGTATCATCACCGGATACGGAAAGTGAAGCCGATCTGATCAAGCGGTTGTCCGTACCCAATATCGAAGGTATGCGAACGGTCTTCATCCCGCGAAGGATCGTCGACGAAGACGACCTGATCGAACTGGG
- a CDS encoding M24 family metallopeptidase: MKIHSARILAGFPEKNGSLYRRLGVALGDPAAWIELDSRRIGLVRDLEMDRVRQVGHVDDVTCPAEHSPPAGLSADRETATAEAAVQILRSARCERVTADRSLPFIFAWHLQQAEIVVEYDEGLGVTDRRAKTRSEIDALSKAQSITEEVMKWICQIIARSDVGDSGVLVHEFEPLTSERVRSMVAIEFLNRGCSMTHGAIIASAPQVADCHHSGAGPLRTGTPIIVDLFPRDESTRYWGDCTRTVVNGNISDEVKAMHAAVVEAKAAATAKLVVGETANAVHLASEQVLTRHGYPISRGTLTDGPSIQHGTGHGIGLDLHEPILLDHGGGEVMEGEVFTIEPGLYGRLCGGVRIEDMLVVTGGEAKNLNALPDGLTWD, encoded by the coding sequence ATGAAGATTCATTCCGCACGCATCCTGGCTGGTTTCCCCGAGAAGAATGGGTCGCTCTATCGGCGGCTGGGCGTCGCGCTTGGCGATCCGGCGGCTTGGATCGAACTCGATTCGCGCCGGATCGGTTTGGTTCGGGATCTGGAAATGGATCGCGTACGTCAAGTTGGACATGTCGACGATGTGACCTGCCCGGCCGAACACTCGCCGCCGGCCGGTTTGAGCGCGGACCGAGAAACGGCGACGGCCGAAGCCGCCGTACAGATCCTGCGAAGCGCTCGTTGCGAACGAGTGACGGCGGATCGATCGCTGCCATTCATCTTTGCTTGGCATCTGCAGCAAGCAGAAATCGTCGTCGAGTACGATGAGGGTCTGGGCGTCACCGACCGTCGTGCCAAAACGCGTTCAGAGATCGACGCACTGTCCAAAGCCCAGTCGATCACCGAAGAGGTGATGAAATGGATCTGCCAAATCATTGCTCGATCGGACGTCGGTGACAGCGGCGTGCTAGTACACGAATTCGAACCGTTGACCAGCGAACGTGTTCGATCGATGGTGGCAATCGAGTTTCTGAACCGCGGTTGCAGCATGACCCACGGCGCCATCATCGCATCGGCGCCCCAGGTTGCCGATTGTCACCACAGCGGGGCGGGGCCGCTGCGAACAGGCACCCCGATCATTGTGGATCTGTTTCCACGTGACGAGTCGACTCGTTATTGGGGCGATTGCACGCGAACCGTCGTCAATGGAAACATCAGCGACGAAGTCAAGGCGATGCACGCGGCCGTCGTCGAAGCCAAGGCAGCGGCGACGGCGAAATTAGTCGTCGGCGAAACTGCAAATGCCGTTCACCTTGCGTCCGAGCAGGTGTTGACGCGGCACGGATATCCGATTTCGCGCGGCACGTTGACCGACGGGCCCAGCATCCAGCATGGGACCGGACACGGCATCGGTCTCGATTTGCATGAACCCATCCTGCTGGATCATGGCGGCGGCGAAGTGATGGAGGGCGAAGTCTTTACGATCGAGCCCGGTCTGTACGGACGCCTTTGCGGCGGTGTGCGAATCGAAGACATGTTGGTCGTCACCGGTGGCGAAGCAAAGAACTTGAACGCGCTACCGGATGGATTGACCTGGGACTGA